The Filimonas lacunae genomic sequence CCAATCCATTTTACCAGCCAGGCTTCTATCAGTTCGCCCATAGCTCCACCCCACGAAAACTCGCTGCCACTGGTAAAAAAGCTAAACGTTACGCTTATCACCAGCAGGCCCACAATCATATATTTCAGATTGCGCATCAGGCTAAACACCTTTTTGCCAAACAACAGGTTTACGCCTAATACAAAAAAGAAAGTACAAAACAGGTAAGCCGAAAGACCAAAGCCCTTATATATAAAGCAATGGGCAGTATAAGCCCCCAGGGCGCCCAGCAGGTTGCTTACTTTAATATCGTCGGTGCTGAATATTTTGGCGCCAAACTGCATCACCTTATCCTGGTCTTCCTGCCAGGTAAAGAGATAGGAAGTTAAAGCGATGAACAGGAAAATGGAGAACAACAAGCTAACAGCACCTGCAATTTTAGAGGTTCGCTCATCTTTCACTACTTCTTTAACCGTCACCTCAACCTCTTTTTCAGGCTTTAACTCATCCGGATCGGGCGGAGGAGGTGGTGGCGGTGTTTTCTTTTTAAGTCTGTTGGCCATGTATAACGTTAACAGGCAAATATAACGGTGAATATGATGAATTTCGTATAGTGTGAATAAGCAGCGGATCATTTTTTCATTTAATATTGTTTATTCAATCAACAGAAAAACACATAATACTGTACCCGAATGTTTGGTGTAACGATTTTAGGTAACAACTCTGCTCTTCCTGCTTACGACCGGCACCCCACCGCCCAGGTAATAACGTTGAACGAGCAGATATTTTTGATTGATTGTGGAGAGGGTACACAAATGCAATTAAGCAGGTTTAAAGTACGCCGGGGCCGCATTAATCATATATTCATTTCGCATTTGCACGGCGATCATTACTTTGGCCTGCCCGGTTTAATTACCAGTATGGGATTAATGGGCCGGGATAATGAGCTGCATATATATGCCCCAGCCAAGCTGGAAGAGATTATTCAGCTACAGCTGGACGTATCAGGAACTGCCCTGCCTTTTCGTTTACATTTTCACATACTGGGAGATGATGCCATACTGGTAGACAACACTAAATATACCATTGAAAGCTTCCGGGTTTTTCACCGGATAGACTGCTGGGGCTTTCTTATAAAAGAAAAGAAGAAGCCCAGACGTATAGATAAAGACAAAGCCATTGCCCACGAGGTGCCGCTGGCTTATTACGAACGCCTTAAAAACGGCGACGATTACGAAACCCGTAGTGGTGAAGTAGTGAAGAATGAATGGGTAACCACCCCTAACACCCCCGGAAAAAGCTATGCCTACTGCGCCGATACCAAGTTTGACGCTTCTATAGCAGCAAGAGTAAAAGGAGTAAGTATGCTTTATCACGAAACCACTTATCTTAAAAACCTGCCCGAGCGGGCTTTTGAACGTTTCCACAGCACTACCGAGCAGGCAGCCGAAATAGCTACCCTGGCACAAACGCAAAAATTACTGATAGGACACTTCAGCAGCAAATACGAAGTACTTGACGAGTTTCTGGCAGAAGCCAGCGCCGTATTTCCCAATACCGATCTGGCATTGGAAGGTGTTACCTACCTGGTTCCGTAGGTAACACTCGTCTACTTCCATTGCTTACTTCTTTTGTAATTGTTCAAAGAAGTCTTTAATAAGGCTACTCAAATCATTTACCTCATTCAATGGTAATGTAGCTGCTTTGTCAAACACATCGTGATAAGCTTTGATGCCTCCCATCGTATACAGGAAAAATGCAGGCACTCCTTTTTCAGAAAAGAAATAATGATCGCTATTCGCAGCCTTCCCTCTTTCATTCACCGCCGCCAGGTAATGCTTTTCGGCATTAATACTTTTGAGTTTGGCAAAAGCTTCTTTGTATTCCGTGGCATTCACTATAGTAACTCCTTCCTCCCCTGTTCCGGTAAGGTCCAGGTTCAGTAAAAAGCTAATCCTGTTTAAAGGTAGCAGCGGGTGTTCTGTATAGTATTTGCTACCCATCAGGCCAATTTCTTCGCCGGCAAAGCAAATGAAACCGATACTGTAAGGCTGTGGATGCGTAGCATAATAACGCGCCAGGTTTAGTAACAGGCCTACACCACTGGCATTATCGTTGGCCCCGGGAAAATAAGTGTCACGTCCCAGGCCACCCAGGTGATCGTAGTGAGCAGTGATAAACAAAATGGAATCAGGATACTGCGTCCCCTTTACCATACCAGCAATGTTGGCCGTTTTAAATTTAGAAACGAGTTTATTGTCAAGATCTATAGCAATGCTGGCAGGCACTTCGTTAACAAATAAACTGCTGTCTACCTGCATAACGGTATAATCAGCCGCTTCGGGCGCTACGCTCCAGGTAAGTTTTTTCTCTAATACCACTATTACACGGTTGGCGGCATCAATAAAAGTTTTACCATCTTTCTGCTGCAGCTCGCCTTTCCCTTTTATACCCCGGCTTTCGGGTGCCGGAATATAATCTATACCCGGCTTTAGCTGGCGACCATTAATGGTAAGCGATACATTGCCGGGAAATGTATTCACCGGGTAGCTGAATGGCTGTGCATATGAATCTCCTTTCAAAGGCTGCAGACCAAAGCTTTTAAACTGTTGTTGCAGGTAGTCAGCTGCTTTGCCCATGCCATTATCCAGGTAGCCACGCCCTAAAAACCATTTGCTGGTAAGCGTGTCCACCACCTGGCGTATAAAAATGCTGTCTTGCTGTGCAAAGGCACAACCGCCCAGGCTCATGGCCAGCAGTAGTGCAACGATTTTGTTTTTCATATAGAATAGTGCGGGGTTGCGTTGTTATTTAGCCAGCCACTTGTAAAAATCACCAAACTCTTTGCGCCAGTATTTTTCATTATGTTGCCCCAGCGGAAAATAGCTTCTGCGCAAATCATACTGGCTCTTCTTTTCAATAACACCAATGACCTTGTCCATATCCGGCACCATTTCATCACTCTCTTTACCACCTGCATAAAAATAAAAACGGGGTTGCACCTGCCATTTGGTATTGGTAAGATCGGTAGTCAAATCCGGAGCTATCCAAAAAGCAGGAGAAAACACACCTACTGCACCAAACACCGTAGGATACTGCATCACAGCATACAAACTTATTAAACCACCCAGGCTGCTACCCGCTATCCAGGTATGTGCAGCATCTTTCTGGGTTCTGTACTTGCTGTCAATATAAGGTTTCAGCGTTTGTGCTATAAAATCAACATACTGCTTACCTTCTCCTGCACCATACTTCTGGTTATTGTAAGGGTTGTATTCCACATTCCTTTTATCGCCCCCATTATCAATACCCACTACTATACATTCCTTGCCGCCTGCTTTTTGCACAGAATCCAGGTATTCATCAATCCCCCACTCATCACTGTTGCCCGTGTTTTCGTTAAACAGCTTCTGCCCATCGTGCATATATAATACCGGGTACGATTTGCCTTTTAATCCTTCATAACTTTTAGGCAGGTAAATCCAGATACGGCGGGTGCGGTTTAACTGTGGCATGTTAAAGGCCGAGTCCAGCAAATGCACCTGCGGAGTAGCAGTAAACGGACGTGGCTTATCGGGATAATCATCTTTCCAGCCGGGAATGGTAACGTTTACCGATTCGTCGTTATTCAGTTCAATGGTACGATTAGAAATATCTTCCCCTTTAGCAGTGGTTTCTACCTTATCCAGGCTACCGCGGGTAAACTTAAATTCATATTTACCGGCAGGCAGGTCTTTCAACACAATAGCCCGGCGTGTTGGGCCAAAAGGTTTCAGCTTATACTTGTCTTCACCGGGATTCCAGTTATTAAAACTGCCGGTTACATAAATGTCATCCAGCTTTTTTGCGCCCACTTCTGTTACCACTAACCGCAAACTATACTGGGCCTGTGCCAGGGTGAATGCACAGCAAAAACAAACAAGTAAAAGAATTCTTTTCATGGGTTGAAAATAGGAAAAAACAGGGCATACATAAAAAAAGCGGCCATCTTTCGATAGCCGCTTAGTCTATTTTAACTTAGTTCCTTATATCGTTTTCAGATAGCTGGCTATTTTCTGGTATAAGCCATCGCTCACCGGGGTAACCGGCAAACGCAGATGGTTACCAATAGAACCTTGCTGGGTCATAAACGCTTTTACACCAGCCGGGTTGTTTTCTGCAAACAACAGGTCGTAAGCCGTGAGCAAACTATTGTTGATAGCACGGGCTGCCACAAAATCGTTTTTCAAACTCAGGCGCACCAGCTCAGAGAACTGACCTGGGAAAGTGTTACCAATTACACTGATTACACCATCCATACCACAGGCAATCTGCGACATAGCCAGGCCATCATCACCACTCACTACCAAAAAGTCTTCCGGCACCTCTTTCAAAATCTGCATGCACTGCATCATATCCCCACTGGCTTCTTTAATACCGCCAATGTTCTTTACCTCCTTCGCCAGGCGAATGGTGGTTTCGGCACTCATGTTCCTACCGGTACGGCCGGGAACATTATATAATAATATAGGCTTAGGCGATGCTTCTGCCAATGCTTTATAATGTTGAAAAATACCTTCCTGTGAAGGTTTGCTATAATAAGGAGCAGCGCTTAACACAGCAACAGCCTTATCCAGCGGAAAGCTCTTTAATTCTTCTATCAACTCCTGGGTGTTGTTACCACCAATACCCACTACTACAGGAACACGATCGGCTACCTTATCAAAAGTATATTGTACAATGTCCAGCTTTTCCTTCTTGCTCAGGGTAGGCGTTTCACCGGTGGTACCCAGCGTTACTACATATTCTACACCACCTGCTATTACACTGTCAATTACGCGGCCCAGCGCTTCAAAATCAACGGTAAGGGTGTCAGTAAACGGGGTGATTAACGCCACACCCGTGCCTTTTAATTGCTGACGAAGAGACATATCTATTTTAGATGTTAAATTGAACTATAACTAATGGCTACTCAGGTTTATCTGATATCGAAAAAGCCCATTTTATTGAATTTCTCGATACGGTCGTTGATGCGCTTTTCGGGCGCCACCTGTTTTATTTCCCTGAGAGCCTTCAGAATATGTGTCTTCAATATGTTGGCAGCCTCATCATAATCCCAATGGGCGCCACCTGCCGGTTCTGGTACAATTTCATCTACCAGGCCAAAACCATGCATATCTATTGCGGTTAATTTCAATTGTTCGGCTGCTACTTCTTTCTTCTCCCAGCTACGCCATAAGATAGCGCTACAGTTTTCGGGAGAAATAACAGTGTACCAGGCGTTTTCCATCATCAGAATTTTGTCGCCCACACCAATGCCTAATGCGCCACCACTGGCACCTTCACCAATAATTACACAAATTACAGGCACTTTCAGACGCATCATCTCGTAAATATTACGGGCAATGGCCTCCCCTTGTCCGCGCTCTTCGGCTTCTAAACCAGGAAAAGCACCGGGAGTATCAATTAAAGTAACAACAGGCTTGTTGAATTTTTCAGCCAGACGCATTAAACGCAAAGCTTTACGGTAGCCTTCAGGGTTGGCCATACCAAAATTGCGCAGTTGACGCAGTTTGGTATTAATACCTTTTTGCTGACCAATAAACATCACCGTTTCTCCATCCAGCTGACCAAAACCGCCCACCATCGCTTTATCATCTTTGATGTTCCTGTCGCCATGCAGCTCCAGGAAATCGGTGGTCATTTTGTCAATATATTTTAAAGTATATGGACGGTCGGGATGACGACTCAGTTGTACACGCTGCCATGGAGTAAGATGTGCGGTAATATCTTTCCTTTTATCCTCGATAGCATCTTCCAGCTTTTGAACACTGTCAGACATATCAATCTTACTCTTCTCTGCCGTTTGTTTTAGCTTGTCAATCTCTTCATATAAAGTTTTGATTGGCTGCTCAAAATCTAAAAACTGTCTATTGGGGTATTGAGGCATACGCTTTACTATCTAACTGTTGGGCGGTAAAATTACAGTTTGAAACAGATTTTCAATGCTTAATTCTGTTTTTCTGCTATTTTTTCGGTCTTTCCGTGGCATTTTACGCTTATAACCGTTAGTTTAAGGCCCCAAAAAGAGCCATTCTGCACAATAATGCGGGTATTCACTTCTACAAATATCCCCTGCCTGCTCCTTTCACCGCCACTATTCCCTCATTCTTAAAACCGGCAGGATAATTGAACACGCACAGAGAACATATTATTATTTCATTTAAACCAACATCTATGAAACGCTTTTTTGTACTATGTGTAGTAGCTGCTGCCTTTATCAGTGTTACCAGCTGTGGCAATAATGAGGAGAAGAAAAATGGTACAGATACATCTATTAATGCTCCTATGCCCGAAAATAATTCGCAGGCTCCGGACACCATAGGCGGACAAAATCTCGATTCATTTCACAGAGATACCACGCCAAGGCCATTCTCCGATTCTGCTCACCACTAAAACTTATAAATTGTTTTATGTCCAACACCCTTAAATGGATACTGGTAATCAATTGCGGATCGTCCAGTATCAAATTCGGATTATATGATTATAAACAGATAACACTTCGTGTAAAAGGCGTTATCAAAGGCATTGGACACAAAAGCCATTTTTCAGTTACCGGGCAGCACGATAAGGCGATAGCCGATGAACATATCACTTTACAAAATCATGAGGCGGCGCTATTGCACCTGGTAGGCTGGTTGCAACAAGTGGGTTACGAACACCAGTTGCTGGCCGTAGGCCACCGGATTGTGCAGGGAGGATTACATCATACCGCTCCGCAACGATATACACAACAACTAAAAACCGACCTGGAGCAGTTGATTCCTTTAGCGCCGCTTCATTTACCACTTGAATTGCTTGCCATTCATTTTTTTGAAAAACGGTATCCACGCCTGATACAGGTGTGTTGTTTTGATACGGCTTTTCACCAGGCAATGCCGTGGTATGCACAACAATATGCATTACCGGAAGCAGTTACGGCCGATGGCATTAAACGCTACGGCTTTCACGGCCTTTCGTACGATTATATTATGCAGCACCTGCACCCTGCCGGCAAAACCATTATAGCTCATTTGGGTAACGGCGCCAGTATGGCAGCAATGGATGAAGGAAAAAATATAGATACTACCATGGGCTTTACACCTGCCGGCGGATTGATGATGGGAACCCGTTGTGGCGATATCGATCCTGGCGTGTTATTATACCTGTTGCAGGAAAAACATTATACAGCCGAGCAACTAAGCACACTTATTAATAAAGAGTCTGGTTTAAAAGGCGTTTCGGGCCTGAGTTCCGATATGGAACAATTGCTGGAAGACGCTGCAGATAACAAACAAGCTGATGCAGCTATTACCTTGTTCTGCTACCAGGCTAAAAAAAACCTGGGCGCATTGGCAGCAGCATTAGGCGGTTTGCAAACGCTTATTTTCACAGGTGGCATTGGTGAACACCACCCGGCCATTCGTGAACGCATTTGCCAAAACATGGCCTACCTGGGCCTTGTGCTGGATAAAAACCGCAATACCGAAAACGCCCCTGTTATTTCGCACCTGGCTTCTTCTGTAACAGTAAGGGTGATACCTACCGATGAAGAATATATGATTGCGACGTACACTGCACACCTGCTGAAAGGGTAATCCTTTTTTTTTGCTTTTAAAGTCTAACGTATGGCCACACTATCTCCCGCTGAATTGCAGCTGCTGCACCGTTACTGGCAGGCAGCCAACTACCTTGCTGTAGGACAGATCTATTTATTAGACAATGTACTACTGCGCCAGCCTTTGCAAAAACAGCATATTAAACCCAGGCTATTGGGCCATTGGGGCACTTCTCCGGGATTGAATCTTATATATGTACACCTTAACCGGCTTATCCGCCGGCACAATACTACTATACTATATATATGTGGGCCTGGCCATGGGGCACCTGCCATATTAGCCAACACCTATCTCGAAGGCACTTACTCTGAAGTATACCCTTCTGTCACTAAAGATCTTTCGGGTCTGGAAGCCTTTTTCCGCCAGTTTTCCACGCCTGGCGGTATACCCAGCCATGTAAGCCCCCACACTCCTGGTTCTATACACGAAGGTGGCGAGCTTGGCTATTCTCTGGCACACGCATTCGGCGCCGCATTCGACAATCCCGATTTGCTGGTAGCCTGTGTGGTAGGCGATGGGGAAGCCGAAACAGGACCATTGGAAGGCAGCTGGAAAAGCATTCACTTTTTAAATCCTGTACGCGATGGCGCCGTACTTCCCATATTACACCTTAACGGCTATAAAATAGCAGGCCCTACCGTACTAGCCCGCCAATCAGATGATACCATAAAGGCATTGATGGAAGGACACGGCTATGAAGTGTTTTTTGTAGAAGGAGATGATCCGCTGCTGGTACACGAACAATTCGCGCAAACACTGGAAACCATATATACACGCATACATAAAATACAGCAACAGGCCCGGCAACAGGAGATTCAGCAACCACCACGCTGGCCTATGATTGTGCTGCGCACGCCCAAAGGCTGGACGTGTCCTAAACAATGGAATGATAAACCGCTTGAAGGCTCCTTTCGCTCACACCAGGTTCCATTAGACAAGGTTACCGAAAATGCAGATCAGCTGGCATTGCTGGAAGAATGGATGCGGAGCTACCATCCCGAAAACTTATTTGATGAAAAAGGCGCCTTGCTACCTGAACTGGCGGCCCTGGCTCCGCCAGGAGATAAACGCATGAGTGCGGTAGCCCATGCCAATGGAGGCCGGTTGTTGCAGGACCTCCAATTGCCTGACTTTACCCAATATGCCCTGCCAATATCTTCCCCCGCAGTGAGCGTAGGCATGGCTACCAGGCAACTGGGCCAGTACTTGCGCGATGTATTTGCTCTTAACCAGCAACACAAAAACTTCCGGCTTTTTTGTCCCGATGAAACCGCCAGCAATAAACTGGACGCTGTTTTTGAAGCCACCAACAGATGCAGCAGTAGCACCATTATCAATACCGACGATCATTTATCTCCCGATGGGCGGGTAATGGAAGTGTTAAGCGAACATCTTTGCCAGGGATGGCTGGAAGGTTACCTGCTCACAGGCCGTCATGGCTTTTTTCCTTGCTACGAAGCTTTTATCACTATTATAGACTCTATGTTTAACCAGCACGCTAAATGGTTGAAAACCTGCAACGAGCTACCCTGGCGCAAGCCCATAGCTTCTTTAAACTATTTACTCACCAGCCATGCCTGGCGGCAGGATCATAATGGTTACAGCCATCAGGGCCCTGGATTTATTGATACTGTTGTTAATAAAAAAAGTACGGTTATCCGGTTATACTTTCCTCCCGATGCCAACACCCTGCTTTCGGTTACTGATCACTGCCTTCGCAGTAAAAATTATGTAAACGTAATTGTAGCCGGCAAACAGTCTGAACTGCAATACCTTACTATGGAAGAAGCTATACCTCACTGCAAAAAGGGAGCAGGCATCTGGCATTGGGCTGGCCATAACGACGACGGACAACCGGATATTATACTGGCCTGTGCAGGCGATGTACCCACTATGGAAGCCGTTGCCGCCGCATGGTTGCTGGCCAAAGAAGTACCGCACTTAAAAGTGCGCTTCATTAATGTAGTAGATCTGATGGCTTTGTCGCCCCGCCCCTACCATCCGCATGGTTTGCCCGATAATGATTTCAATGATATGTTCACCACTGGCACACCTGTAATATTTGCTTTTCATGGATATGTACGTGTTATTCACGATCTTATCCACGGCCGCCCCCATCCTGCGCGTTTTCATGTACGCGGTTTTATGGAAGAGGGAACCACCACTACCCCATTTGACATGGTAGTATTAAATAATGTAAGCCGTTATCACCTGGCAATTGAAGCTTTAAAACGCAGCATTCCTGCACAAGAAGATGCGCAAAAGGCCATTGAGCATTTCGAAAGTAAACTCACACAACACCATGCCTATATAAGAACGCATTTACGCGACATGCCCGAAATTGAAAACTGGAACTGGAAAGCCTAACGTATAATAAAAATGACTAGATTTGTATCAGCCTTACAGGCTTTATCACATCCAATATCTTACGAATATCCGCCCATCCAACATCCGCATGAACAGCCATTGAAGTATTTTATTACCAACATGGAAGTAATAGTTATTGGCCTGAACCTTAAAAAAGCTTTGTCATGCAAGCGCTAAAGAATTACAACAAAAAACATATTAACCTGGAAGAGGTATATGCCCTGGTAGATAAAGCCCTTGAAACCTCCGGTGCAGGATTTCCTTTTTATGTTCATGACATCAAAGGCAGCGGTCCCGCTGCTGTTGAACTACTCGAAAAGCATCATCTGATCACTTATATACATAAGCATCACGATAAAGCGCTGAGTACTTACATAGTAAGCGAAAAAGGTATAGAAGTATTGGATAAAGGCGGTATCAAAGTATTCCTGGAGCTGGAAGCCGCCATCAAAAAAATTCCCGCCGTTACACCACGCAGCCGTTTCACAGTAGTGATTACGCCTGATGAAGGCGTTGCGCCTAACAATCAACTAAAACAGGCTAAAACCTTTGCCCGCGTATGCCTGGGCATAGCGCTGGTATCATTGGCTTTAGCCTGCTGGGCCTTTTGGGCAAACAGGTAAACTGCTATTATAAAAAGAAACTAAGCTTTGTAGGTATACACTGTATCCTTATACAGGGAAGATGCCACATACCTGCTTATTACGCAGGCTAAAAATACCGGTATAGCAATTACATACCCGCCCGTAAAGCAGCAGCCTAAAGCCGTTGCCGTTAAAGGCGCATGTATGCTGGCACTTAATACTGCTGCAATACCTATTACCATAAAGTTGACAATGATCAATTCTGTGCCCAGGTATTGATTAAACAATACTGCTATTAATAAACCCAGCAACGAACCAATTACAATGCTGGGAGCAAACACGCCTCCATCACCACCTGCACCCAGGGTAACCGAACTAATAAAAGGCTTAATCAGCACCACTGCCAGCAAAGTAAATGCAAAGGGTAAAGTAAAAGGCTGAACCATTGCTTTGTTCAACATATCTGTAATAGCAAAATAGCCATCACCAAACAATTGCGGCAGCAGGCAAACCAGCACACCAATGATAGCTGCACCAATTCCAATGCGTACATAATCATTACTCACACTGGCAAAACGATATTTAATATAAATAACACTACGGGTAAACAACACAGCAATTAAACCTGCCAGCACACTCAGCAATAATATGTAAGGCAATGCACGCCATTGCCAGCCAGTGGTATGAAACACAAACAACGGCTTTTCGTGTAATACAGAAAGTAATACCTGCGCAGCAGTGATGGCCGTAACAACACTCAATGCCACGGTACGTGTTACCTTGCGTGCTATCACTTCCAATGCAAACAGCAAACCCGTTAAAGGACTGCCGAATAAAGCAGTTACCCCTGCGGCCACGCCTGCACAAATCAATTCAGCTTTATACTTACGGGGCATGTTCACTTTTTGTCCGGTAACAGCCCCCACTGTAGCGGTGGCCACCACCGTAGACACTTCCACCCCGGTAGAGCCGCCAAATATCACCGTTAAAAATCCATTGATGTAATGAGAAGGAATTTTATACGCCGGCAACTGATCATGCCGGGTATCTAACGTTTTATAAATTTCCTTAATACCGAGGTTCTTTTTCTTTTTAAATAACCAGGTACGCAATAAGAAAATCAGTAATAAACCAATAGCGGGAAATATAACCAGTAATAAACGATGTGGTAGAATGGCCTCTAACATCTTGTCTTCATAATGAGCGGTAATGCGCTTTAGGGTAACAGCTAACGTTGCCGATAACAAACCCACTAATGCAGAAATCAGTACCAGCTTCAGAAAACTTAACCTTACTATTCTTTTACGCATGCTAACGATTTTGTTAAGTTCTTGCCTTACGGGAGTGCAAAGGTACTGCATGTAATAAAAAACAGCCACGTAAAAACGTGACTGTCTATTGTTATAATAGTTTGAGCATCCCCCCAGATACTCAATAACAATGTACTTTATAGCATTGATACACATCAACATACACAGGATAAAATAATACTGATAAGGAAAATGTTAAATCCTTTGCAGAACAATAACCCGGTACGGATATATGAAGGAGATTGGATTGGAAATGCAAATATAATAGCCAATTTCTTTATAAACAACACTATTACCCACCTGAACAAAATGAACAGCAGTTAGTTAGTTATTTTTTGAGTTGCGCTTCAAATACATTAAATTGTTGATATTAAGCGTGCTTACAAATGAAAATAGCTTTAATCGATGACCATAGAATGCTAACAGATCTGTTACAAAGCATTCTTACTTCGGATGCTTCTATCACAGAGATGCGCACCTTTAATAAAGCAGAAGATTTTTTACATACCGGCTGGCAACCGGATATTATAGTTACCGATATATTAATGCCCGGACTGTCGGGCATGGAATTGCTGGAAATAGTGAAAGAAAAAAATTATACCAGTAAGGTGTTAATTTTATCTGGCATCACCGATGTGCAAACTATTAAGCAAGCCATTCGTTCAGGCGCTGCAGGCTACCTGTCTAAAAACACCAGCCTGGAAGAATTAACAGCCGCCATTGCAGCCATTCACAATTGCGAGCAATACATATCCAACAAGCTCAGGAACAGTTTATTAAACACCGTGTTTACAGAAGAACAGGTGGTGTTTCATTTATCTCCGCGCGAGAAGGATGTGCTGGAATTAATCTGTTCGGGGCATACCGTAAAAGAAGCAGCTTATAAGCTCAACCTCAGCGCCCACACTGTACACAGCTATCATAAAAGCATTATGAAGAAGTTTAAAGTAAACCGTACAGCCGACCTTATTGTGTTTGCCATGCAAAAGGGATTATACAGCCCAACCACTTCTTAATCAGCAATGTTTACTGCACCCATATTTCATCGCAGGCAATAGCAGGATGTTTGTATTTACTCTTTCTCCACAACGGCAGCCCGGGCAATTGCGCGGCAGTAATAGTAATGTAGCGGGTTACTACCGGCTGTGCATACCTGAATGTTATTGCATAAGGTTGTACTGTATAATCTTCCTGTGGTGCGGTCAATACTTTTTCCATCTGTTGCGTTGTGTGCAGGCCATCTTCCGAAAAGCCACACATTACACTCCCTGGCGCAAAAAACCAATGACGGGCATCCTGTAAAAAGTGTACGGTCACTACGTGCACTGCTTTTAAAGCGCCTAAATCTACTGTAGCCACCATGGGTGTGTTATAAAAACACAGCCAGTTGTAGCTGTAATCACTATAACCAGGCGTGCCATCCGTTAACGTTACGCTACCCTTGGCAGGATATTCGGGCATAAAAGCATATTGCACCTTTACAGGAGCATGCAACGCTATAGTAGACGTTACCCCATTGGCTTCTATCTGTTTCCATTCACTGTAATAAGCATCCGGACTCAAACCACCTTCACTTAGTTCCTTCACGCCCGCCATCTTACAATTGTTTACAAACGCTTGTACCCGTTGCATCATACCTTTTTTCATACTCCATCCGCCATGCGCATCCTGTACAAAAACGCCGTTAGGCTCTAAACCATAAAAACGCGCCTGCTGCAATACCGTGTATTCATGGGCCAGCCGCACCTGGGTAACACGTTGTTGGTACAATGTATTACCTTCCGTAACCGCCACCGCTTTATCCATACAACTACTATAAGCATCTAAAGCCATTGCCGATAAATAGCCACTATGCGCATTTACAGGATTGCCATAAATATCCAATGGCACATGCTGTTGCGCTACCTGTTGCTGCAACAGTTGCAGGTATTGCAGCATATACGGGGCCGCCTTGCCATAATAACCATTCATAAACACCTGCGTTAACGAATCTGTATTAACAAAAGGATTCCATAACACAGCAGCCAGCATATAAGCTTTATAATCAGCCATATCACTATAGGTGTCACCACTC encodes the following:
- a CDS encoding chloride channel protein, coding for MRKRIVRLSFLKLVLISALVGLLSATLAVTLKRITAHYEDKMLEAILPHRLLLVIFPAIGLLLIFLLRTWLFKKKKNLGIKEIYKTLDTRHDQLPAYKIPSHYINGFLTVIFGGSTGVEVSTVVATATVGAVTGQKVNMPRKYKAELICAGVAAGVTALFGSPLTGLLFALEVIARKVTRTVALSVVTAITAAQVLLSVLHEKPLFVFHTTGWQWRALPYILLLSVLAGLIAVLFTRSVIYIKYRFASVSNDYVRIGIGAAIIGVLVCLLPQLFGDGYFAITDMLNKAMVQPFTLPFAFTLLAVVLIKPFISSVTLGAGGDGGVFAPSIVIGSLLGLLIAVLFNQYLGTELIIVNFMVIGIAAVLSASIHAPLTATALGCCFTGGYVIAIPVFLACVISRYVASSLYKDTVYTYKA
- a CDS encoding response regulator transcription factor, yielding MKIALIDDHRMLTDLLQSILTSDASITEMRTFNKAEDFLHTGWQPDIIVTDILMPGLSGMELLEIVKEKNYTSKVLILSGITDVQTIKQAIRSGAAGYLSKNTSLEELTAAIAAIHNCEQYISNKLRNSLLNTVFTEEQVVFHLSPREKDVLELICSGHTVKEAAYKLNLSAHTVHSYHKSIMKKFKVNRTADLIVFAMQKGLYSPTTS
- a CDS encoding acetate/propionate family kinase, whose product is MSNTLKWILVINCGSSSIKFGLYDYKQITLRVKGVIKGIGHKSHFSVTGQHDKAIADEHITLQNHEAALLHLVGWLQQVGYEHQLLAVGHRIVQGGLHHTAPQRYTQQLKTDLEQLIPLAPLHLPLELLAIHFFEKRYPRLIQVCCFDTAFHQAMPWYAQQYALPEAVTADGIKRYGFHGLSYDYIMQHLHPAGKTIIAHLGNGASMAAMDEGKNIDTTMGFTPAGGLMMGTRCGDIDPGVLLYLLQEKHYTAEQLSTLINKESGLKGVSGLSSDMEQLLEDAADNKQADAAITLFCYQAKKNLGALAAALGGLQTLIFTGGIGEHHPAIRERICQNMAYLGLVLDKNRNTENAPVISHLASSVTVRVIPTDEEYMIATYTAHLLKG
- a CDS encoding phosphoketolase family protein codes for the protein MATLSPAELQLLHRYWQAANYLAVGQIYLLDNVLLRQPLQKQHIKPRLLGHWGTSPGLNLIYVHLNRLIRRHNTTILYICGPGHGAPAILANTYLEGTYSEVYPSVTKDLSGLEAFFRQFSTPGGIPSHVSPHTPGSIHEGGELGYSLAHAFGAAFDNPDLLVACVVGDGEAETGPLEGSWKSIHFLNPVRDGAVLPILHLNGYKIAGPTVLARQSDDTIKALMEGHGYEVFFVEGDDPLLVHEQFAQTLETIYTRIHKIQQQARQQEIQQPPRWPMIVLRTPKGWTCPKQWNDKPLEGSFRSHQVPLDKVTENADQLALLEEWMRSYHPENLFDEKGALLPELAALAPPGDKRMSAVAHANGGRLLQDLQLPDFTQYALPISSPAVSVGMATRQLGQYLRDVFALNQQHKNFRLFCPDETASNKLDAVFEATNRCSSSTIINTDDHLSPDGRVMEVLSEHLCQGWLEGYLLTGRHGFFPCYEAFITIIDSMFNQHAKWLKTCNELPWRKPIASLNYLLTSHAWRQDHNGYSHQGPGFIDTVVNKKSTVIRLYFPPDANTLLSVTDHCLRSKNYVNVIVAGKQSELQYLTMEEAIPHCKKGAGIWHWAGHNDDGQPDIILACAGDVPTMEAVAAAWLLAKEVPHLKVRFINVVDLMALSPRPYHPHGLPDNDFNDMFTTGTPVIFAFHGYVRVIHDLIHGRPHPARFHVRGFMEEGTTTTPFDMVVLNNVSRYHLAIEALKRSIPAQEDAQKAIEHFESKLTQHHAYIRTHLRDMPEIENWNWKA